One region of Hymenobacter sediminicola genomic DNA includes:
- the gldC gene encoding gliding motility protein GldC has protein sequence MKKSEIRFSIALDDQKVPEAISWSATDAGPDIHFAKAINVAIWDRNQDGTMKIDLWTKDMPVDAMKYFVVDNIGAMAETIMTATNDVVMATKMRDLCRVLTDHIDEETKKQK, from the coding sequence ATGAAAAAATCTGAAATCCGCTTCAGTATTGCCCTCGACGATCAGAAAGTGCCAGAGGCCATCAGCTGGTCGGCGACGGATGCAGGCCCCGATATTCATTTTGCCAAAGCCATTAATGTGGCCATCTGGGACCGTAACCAGGATGGCACCATGAAAATAGACCTCTGGACCAAGGATATGCCGGTCGATGCTATGAAGTATTTCGTAGTCGATAACATCGGAGCCATGGCCGAAACCATTATGACGGCCACCAACGATGTAGTAATGGCCACCAAAATGCGCGACCTGTGCCGGGTTCTCACCGACCATATCGATGAGGAAACCAAGAAGCAGAAATAA